Proteins from a genomic interval of Verrucomicrobiales bacterium:
- a CDS encoding type II secretion system F family protein → MEIADYVEALFGPGIALEDLAQAYAYQWAVLLLLPWLVLGPYLMYLLLGLPLRRKERARLFLDLLEQGLSEGRTAEEVVRSISESCEPLFDPWSEFLQPSLRQGESLDRALAHAPGFLPSSITVQLQIGGQVGEVRRVIPACRRLLADARSEVMAGFNYFLLLTFALVPMSLLAIGTIRIWVLPKLRDIGRDMVDSPGLGTDPAAEYIQPLAGVQLVLLLLVIPMVLSYLVGPELGRRFRLGGLPLWDLVADWIPWARQRMRRDFASGLATLLDAGVPEATAVAAAARCAGNVPFERRARRVLRQLEQGSPLGEALTHLDRAGELRWRLENSGAGRGSFCTALEGWIERLDALAFRQQQGLTQLGVSLLLTLNAVSVGLIALSVFGFVIRLLDLALLW, encoded by the coding sequence ATGGAAATCGCTGATTATGTCGAGGCGCTGTTCGGGCCGGGGATCGCTTTGGAGGACCTGGCCCAAGCCTACGCGTACCAGTGGGCTGTTCTGCTGCTGCTGCCTTGGCTCGTGCTGGGACCTTATTTGATGTACCTGCTGCTGGGGCTGCCGCTCCGGCGCAAGGAGCGGGCGCGGCTCTTCTTGGATCTCTTGGAGCAGGGACTGAGCGAGGGCCGGACGGCGGAGGAGGTGGTCCGGTCCATCAGCGAGAGCTGCGAGCCGTTGTTCGATCCGTGGTCGGAATTTCTGCAGCCATCGCTGCGTCAAGGCGAGAGCTTGGATCGCGCTTTGGCGCACGCGCCCGGCTTCCTCCCTTCCTCCATTACCGTCCAGCTGCAAATCGGTGGCCAGGTGGGAGAGGTGCGACGCGTCATCCCAGCCTGCCGACGACTTCTAGCGGATGCTCGAAGCGAGGTGATGGCGGGTTTCAATTACTTCCTGCTCCTGACCTTCGCCCTGGTGCCCATGTCGCTCTTGGCGATTGGAACCATCCGGATTTGGGTGCTGCCGAAGCTGCGGGACATCGGCCGCGACATGGTCGATTCGCCTGGGTTGGGAACCGATCCCGCGGCCGAGTACATTCAGCCCCTGGCGGGGGTTCAGCTGGTGCTGCTTCTGCTGGTGATTCCGATGGTGCTAAGCTACCTGGTCGGCCCGGAGTTGGGTCGGCGGTTCCGGCTGGGCGGTTTGCCCTTATGGGATCTGGTGGCGGACTGGATTCCCTGGGCCCGCCAACGTATGAGGCGTGATTTCGCGTCGGGATTGGCAACCCTGCTCGACGCCGGAGTCCCCGAAGCGACGGCCGTCGCGGCCGCCGCCCGTTGTGCCGGGAATGTCCCCTTCGAACGGCGCGCACGCCGGGTCCTGCGCCAGCTGGAGCAGGGCTCTCCGCTTGGAGAGGCCTTAACTCATCTGGATCGGGCAGGAGAGCTGCGGTGGCGACTGGAGAACTCCGGAGCAGGACGTGGGAGCTTTTGCACCGCGCTCGAAGGATGGATCGAGCGCCTCGACGCGCTGGCCTTTCGGCAACAGCAGGGGCTGACACAGCTGGGGGTGTCACTGTTGCTGACCTTGAACGCCGTCTCGGTCGGGCTGATCGCCCTTTCTGTGTTCGGCTTCGTCATCCGGCTTCTGGATCTCGCGCTCCTATGGTGA
- a CDS encoding prepilin-type N-terminal cleavage/methylation domain-containing protein, with protein MKNERGATLIELLVYIAIFAVVLTLAISAYHQADVTSRGLSRNAAEIVRAVQAGEFWRREVRAAVGRPRLEAAGEGLAVLRLPLSGGEVLYHFKAGQVWRQDPSQAQPVIFLPEVKNSQFFAERRGEVDGWRWELELMSRRTNAAIKPRFTFLAPLSPASGRMPP; from the coding sequence ATGAAGAACGAGCGCGGCGCCACGTTGATTGAGTTGCTGGTGTACATCGCCATCTTTGCGGTGGTCCTCACGTTGGCCATTTCGGCCTACCACCAGGCCGATGTGACATCGCGCGGGCTTTCCCGGAACGCCGCCGAGATCGTGCGCGCGGTTCAGGCCGGAGAGTTCTGGCGTCGGGAAGTTCGCGCGGCCGTCGGCCGACCCCGGCTCGAGGCGGCGGGGGAGGGACTTGCCGTGCTCCGTTTGCCCCTGTCGGGAGGTGAAGTTCTGTACCACTTCAAAGCCGGCCAGGTGTGGCGTCAGGATCCCAGCCAAGCGCAGCCAGTGATTTTCCTTCCGGAGGTCAAAAACTCGCAATTCTTTGCCGAGCGGCGCGGGGAGGTGGACGGCTGGCGCTGGGAGCTCGAGCTGATGTCCCGTCGCACCAATGCGGCCATCAAACCCCGGTTCACGTTTCTGGCTCCTCTCTCACCCGCGTCCGGTCGCATGCCTCCATGA